From the genome of Nicotiana tabacum cultivar K326 chromosome 2, ASM71507v2, whole genome shotgun sequence:
AGtggctgactttctacttaaGATTGAAGACTGACTATTTTAGGAGATACCATCTTCTCTTGTTTTTTCAAATCTTTTGTAACAGATgctaagcaccctccacttccaaccaagaggttgtgagttcgagtcaccccaagagcaaggtggggagttcttggagggaaggatggcgagggtctattggaaacagcctctctaccccagggtaggggtaagatctgcgtacacactaccctccccagaccctactagtgggattatactgggttgttgttgttgttgttgttgttttataacAGATGCTACACCGAGTATTCTTTGAGCTTATGTAACTATTACGTTGAAATGAGTGTGTTCATCTTATTACAGGATTTGCAAGCTTTCTGTTGTCCTCTTGCCATGTATGACATTTTAGTTTGCTATTCACTACTTCATCGAAATGAATCCAGATATTTACTTCAAAATTGTTCTCCTGGGGCTATGGTCCACACTTATCCATTTGAAAAATATCTTCCTTGCCCCCCTGCCCGACCCGACCccaaataaaaactaaaaataagtagtaaaaCAAAGCAGACAGTTGGGAAAGTTGTCTTGCGCCCCTAGGTATTAGTGGAGTTGTTTCCCCCGGCTCTTTTCAATGGTTGAGGGGTGGCAATGAACCACACAGAAAGGAAATGTATCTTGTTCAACgaataaacaacatgaaaagagAATGTATCTTGTGCAATGCCTGATTTATGCTGCTACTTTTGTTGGCAGGATGTTGGCTTATGGTTGGAAGAAATAAATCTCGGTGGCTATCGTCAGATTTTCAAAGAGAATGGTGTTAATGGAGAGTACTTGGAGGGTATGTCCATGTTCACGACTGAACAGATACTACGGTTTATAAGAAGGTGTCACATGAAATGGGGAGACTTCATAACACTGTGCAAGGAGCTCAGGAGGATAAAAGGTGCATTTATTCCCCTCCCCTTCCATCTCTCTCTCCCTCAATTTATCTGTAATCCCAgtttattgatgtaaattttgtcCAGTGCTTTTCCACCGTCTCTTCTGTTTGTCCAATAGTGCAATTAAGGTGGTTACATCGTTTGTGCTAAATCAGCTTTGACTGATGAAAGACTTGCTGGTTTCTTTGTTATGTTAAGAATCTTTTCGCGTAGTGTGAAGTTAGAGATCTCTTAGCTCGTGTTGGGAAggggaaaaaaagggaaaaaagggcagcccggtgctctaagctcccgctatgcgcggggtccggggaatggtcagaccacaagggtctattgtacgcagccttaccctacatttctgcaagaggctgtttccacggctcgaactcgtgacctcctggtcacacggcagcaactttaccggttacgccaaggctccccttctctTGAGGGCCCAATCGGGTTCGAAACGGTGACCTCTTGATATAATAGGCCGCGAATATGATATGATAGTGGTATGGTCGTCAATGCCTTTGAATAGTTCGATATAGCAATTCTCTTGCATAATCATAAGGTTGACAAGCATGATTTACTTAATACATAGACATTGAAGATGTTGCGGACTCAGCTTTGTGATCCGGTTTTGATCACTATATCAAGAGTGTTGTTAATACCAAGCATTGATAAACATGAGTGAATCTTCCGCTGCTTTAAAGGATGACCAATGCTGTTTTATTTCAACCTACAGTTGCTATTACGTTTCGTACGTCTTTATTGATTCAATTCGTTCGTGCAGTGGCTTGCTTGAAAGGAGAGCAAAGAGTCCGTCGACCTTGGTGGGCCCCATCATGTCTCTCTATAATCTTCACGAAGGCTGCCAAGCGTAATAGGCAGTCTAGAGTGGTTTCGCTGAAGCTGGAACCTTGATATACTGATATGTACTTGTGTATGTATAATTTCTGTTTTAAGAGGACAGGGGATAGGAAAACCACTTGTCTCCGTATATTTCCCACTCTTCCTTTTCGTTCTTTTCGCCTTTTTTTCTTGTTGGTTCTTCTTTGGAGAACTTCCTCCTCTGTCCAAGCATTTACTATACATAGTTTTGTAATCTGCTTTTGTCCTAAATTATTTCTGATGAATATACTAAAATGAAGCAAAGAGATACAGTTATGTAAATCTCAACGTGCACTATTCTT
Proteins encoded in this window:
- the LOC107789999 gene encoding uncharacterized protein LOC107789999 — translated: MSKERPPEPLDFFIWTVEDVGLWLEEINLGGYRQIFKENGVNGEYLEGMSMFTTEQILRFIRRCHMKWGDFITLCKELRRIKVACLKGEQRVRRPWWAPSCLSIIFTKAAKRNRQSRVVSLKLEP